Proteins encoded by one window of Fusarium graminearum PH-1 chromosome 1, whole genome shotgun sequence:
- a CDS encoding import inner membrane translocase subunit TIM10, which produces MSFLGMGRPQPTSEQKIAAVESEMRMMADTYNRLQQSCQKKCVPNDYREGELNKGESVCLDRCTAKFLDTSMKVSEIMQQQGQALGGQQGGGGMF; this is translated from the exons ATGAGCTTTCTCGGAATGGGTCGACCTCAGCCTACCTCGGAGCAAAAGATTGCTGCCGTTGAGAGTGAGATGCGCATGATGGCCGACACCTACAACCG TCTCCAGCAGTCTTGCCAGAAGAAGTGCGTTCCCAACGACTACCGCGAGGGCGAGCTCAACAAGGGCGAGTCTGTCTGCCTCGACCGTTGCACagccaagttcctcgacaCATCGATGAAGGTCAGCGAGATcatgcagcagcagggccAGGCCCTCGGTGGCCAGCAGGGCGGCGGCGGCATGTTCTAA
- a CDS encoding adenine phosphoribosyltransferase: MSAQDPLSSTNPSSVTNNTQDASGRQPSSAAAGSSELSSAKISLRKSLRSFPDFPIPGINFVDIMPLFADPTAHATLVEALELQIAEAFPTKPDVIVGLDARGFLFGPGLALRLGVPFAAVRKQGKLPGPCVTAEYIKEYGKDLFQMQEDAVREGQKVLIVDDIIATGGSAKAAAELVQQLKGEVMGYLFILEIPGLNGRDKLGAPPTKILLEDA; this comes from the exons ATGAGCGCCCAAGATCCCCTCTCCTCTACCAACCCATCGTCAGTGACAAACAACACTCAAGATGCCTCGGGACGACAGccctcctccgccgccgccggTTCCTCCGAACTCTCCAGTGCAAAGATAAGCCTGCGCAAGTCGCTGCGCAGCTTCCCCGACTTCCCTATCCCGGGAATCAACTTTGTCGACATTATGCCTCTTTTCGCCGACCCAACTGCTCATGCCACCCTTGTCGAGGCTCTCGAACTCCAGATCGCCGAGGCTTTCCCTACCAAGCCTGATGTTATCGTTGGCCTCGACGCCCGTGGCTTCCTATTCGGTCCTGGACTTGCGCTCCGTCTCGGCGTTCCTTTCGCTGCCGTTCGCAAGCAGGGCAAGCTTCCCGGTCCCTGCGTTACTGCTGAGTACATCAAGGAGTACGGCAAGGATCTTTTCCAAATGCAGGAAGACGCTGTCCGCGAGGGCCAGAAGGTCCTGATTGTGGACGATATCATTGCCACCG GCGGTTCCGCAAAGGCTGCAGCTGAACTCGTCCAACAGCTTAAGGGCGAGGTCATGGGATACTTGTTCATCCTTGAAATCCCTGGACTCAACGGTCGTGATAAGCTTGGTGCCCCTCCTACCAAGATTCTCCTTGAAGACGCATAG